A stretch of Lactuca sativa cultivar Salinas chromosome 6, Lsat_Salinas_v11, whole genome shotgun sequence DNA encodes these proteins:
- the LOC111901922 gene encoding 7-deoxyloganetin glucosyltransferase has product MGSIQKKPHALCLPAPAQGHINPMLKVAKILHSKGFHITFVNTEFNHQRLLKSQGSDALHGLPSFCFETIPDGLPPPQNPDETQVFPILWKSMDETCLGPFKSLLTKLNASSSPVTCIVADLFMGFTLDAAKELDIPEIVMWTSGVGALMCVHEQHNLLERGLVPREASSFLANEHLDTRIDCVPTMSGMRLKHLPSFVRKTSPGDEYMLEGLCLQAERAKRASAIMFNTFYELESDLLDALSSVFPPCYGVGPFKLLEKESDESVEFIKSNLWKEENTCLKWLESKPKSSVIYVNFGSTTVMSHQYILEFCWGLAKSNCPFLWIIRPDLVDGKSAVLPPEFLEEISSRGLLASWCPQEQVLNHPSIGGFLTHSGWNSTIESISSGVPMICWPFFADQLTNCWSCCNKWEIGMELDIDVKREEVSKLVIELMNGDKGKEMRKNAIDLKEKAEKACTFPFGSSIVNLGKVIDHLLQGSPNSYLSV; this is encoded by the exons ATGGGTTCCATACAAAAGAAACCGCATGCCTTGTGTTTACCAGCCCCAGCACAAGGCCATATAAACCCCATGCTAAAAGTAGCTAAAATCCTCCATTCAAAAGGGTTTCATATTACCTTCGTTAACACCGAGTTCAACCATCAACGACTCCTCAAATCTCAGGGCTCCGACGCCCTACATGGCCTCCCTTCCTTCTGCTTCGAGACCATTCCTGATGGCCTTCCGCCGCCACAGAACCCAGATGAAACCCAAGTTTTCCCAATcttatggaagtccatggatgaaaCTTGTCTGGGTCCGTTTAAAAGTCTTCTTACCAAACTGAATGCTTCATCTTCACCGGTGACTTGCATAGTTGCAGACTTATTCATGGGCTTCACCCTCGATGCAGCCAAAGAACTTGATATCCCCGAGATAGTCATGTGGACCAGCGGTGTTGGTGCTCTAATGTGTGTTCATGAGCAGCACAATCTATTGGAGAGAGGTTTGGTGCCACGTGAAG CATCGAGTTTTTTAGCAAATGAGCATTTAGATACCAGGATTGATTGTGTACCAACCATGTCTGGTATGCGTCTAAAACACTTGCCTTCATTCGTTAGAAAGACCAGCCCTGGTGATGAATACATGCTTGAAGGTTTGTGTTTACAAGCAGAGAGAGCAAAAAGAGCTTCTGCCATCATGTTCAACACCTTTTATGAACTAGAGAGTGACCTTTTGGATGCGCTTTCTTCAGTCTTTCCTCCATGCTATGGTGTTGGTCCGTTTAAGTTACTAGAGAAGGAAAGTGATGAATCTGTAGAGTTCATCAAATCAAATCTTTGGAAAGAAGAGAACACCTGTTTGAAATGGCTAGAATCTAAACCAAAATCATCGGTTATTTATGTGAATTTTGGTAGCACAACAGTGATGTCACATCAATATATTCTTGAGTTCTGTTGGGGACTTGCAAAGAGCAATTGTCCGTTCTTATGGATAATACGTCCAGATCTTGTGGATGGCAAATCTGCCGTGCTTCCACCAGAGTTTTTGGAAGAGATAAGCAGTAGAGGGCTGTTGGCTAGTTGGTGCCCACAAGAACAAGTTCTAAACCACCCATCAATTGGAGGGTTTTTAACGCATAGTGGATGGAATTCCACAATTGAAAGTATTTCCAGTGGAGTCCCAATGATTTGTTGGCCGTTTTTTGCTGACCAACTAACCAATTGCTGGTCGTGTTGCAACAAGTGGGAGATCGGCATGGAGCTTGACATTGATGTAAAGAGAGAAGAAGTTTCCAAGCTAGTCATTGAGTTGATGAATGGAGACAAAGGGAAAGAGATGAGGAAGAATGCAATCGACTTGAAGGAAAAGGCCGAAAAAGCATGTACCTTTCCTTTTGGTTCATCCATTGTTAATTTGGGGAAAGTGATTGACCATCTACTACAAGGATCTCCAAATAGTTATTTATCTGTTTAA